CACCGGCGAGCGGCAGCGCCAGCTCGCCGAACTGTCCTCCGCCGTCCAGGAGTCGCTGTCGGTCAGCGGCATCCTGCTCGGCCGCACGATGGGCCGCTCCGGCTCGCTGACCCGCGAGTTCGCCGAGCGCTCGGACGAGCTCGCCGAGCTGGAGGTGCGCTCCAGCATGGCCGGGCGGTGGCGGATGTCCACCATCGGGATCGTGATGGCCGCGATGCCCGCGCTGATCTACTGGGCGGCCGGCCTGGCCTCCGCCGCCGGGGCGCCGATCGTCTCGCTGGGCACCCTGGTCGCCTTCGTCTCGCTCCAGCAGGGCCTGTTCCGGCCGACCATCGGCCTGCTCTCCACCGGCGTGGACGTGCAGACCTCGCTCGCCCTGTTCCAGCGGATCTTCGAGTACCTCGACCTGCCGGTGGACATCGACGAGCCGGAGCACCCCGTCCGCCTGGAGCGCGTCCGCGGCGACGTCCGCTTCGAGGACGTCGAGTTCCATTACCGCCCCGACCAGGACCGCCCCACCCTGACCGGCATCGACCTGACCGTCCCGGCCGGCGGCTCGCTCGCGGTGGTCGGCGAGACCGGCTCGGGCAAGTCCACCCTCTCCTACCTGGTGCCGCGGCTGTACGACGCCACCGGCGGCCGGGTCCTGATCGACGGGGTGGACGTGCGCGAGCTGTCCTTCGAGACGCTGGCCCGGGCGGTCGGCGTGGTCTCCCAGGAGACCTACCTGTTCCACGCCTCGGTCGCCGACAACCTGCGCTTCGCCAAACCGGAGGCCACCGACGACGAACTGGTCCAGGCCGCCCGGGCCGCCCAGATCCACGACATGATCGCCGCCCTCCCCGACGGCTACGACACCATGGTCGGCGAACGCGGCTACCGCTTCTCCGGCGGCGAGAAGCAGCGCCTGGCGATCGCCCGCACGGTGCTGCGCAACCCGCCGATCCTGATCCTGGACGAGGCCACCAGCGCCCTCGACAACCAGACCGAGCACGCCGTCCAGCAGGCCCTGGACGCGCTCGCCGCCGGCCGCACCACCCTCACCATCGCGCACCGGCTCTCCACCGTCCGCGACGCCGGGCAGATCGCCGTCCTCGACCACGGCGAGATCGCCGAACTCGGCACCCACGACGAACTGCTGGCCCGCGACGGCCGCTACGCCGCCCTGCTCAACCGGGAGGCGCTGCCCGTGCCGGCCGCCTGACGCCGCCGGGCCGCCGCACGCGGCCGGGACCGCCGGCCGCCCGACGCGCACCGGCCCGGGGCGCGCGCACCCCGGGCCGGTCAGTGGCCGGTCGCGGCCGGTCGGTCAGCCGCGGAAGTTGGCCGGGCGCTCCGGGGAGGCGGCGGCCAGGGCCTCGGTGACGGCCTCGACGCCCGCGCGCAGGCCGTAGACCGGCGTTTCGGGCTGCTGGCGCCAGGAGTCGTCGATGCCGCCGGCGTCGACCGTGTCGAAGCCGAGGGCGTCGATCAGCTCGCGCACCACCTGCTTGGCGGCCGGGTCGTCGCCGGCCACCGGGAGGGCGATCCGCTCGGGGTCGCCGGCCGGGCGGGGCGCGTCCAGGATGTCCTGGGCGTAGGTGCCGTTGAACGCCTTGACCACGGGGTGGCCGAGCTGCCGCTCCACCCAGCGGCTCTCGGTCAGTCCCTCGTCCTCGATGGCGGCGATCCGGCCGTCCCGCTCGCGCGGGTAGTAGTTGTTGGTGTCGAGCAGGACGAAGCCGTCGGCCGCGCCGGCCAGCAGGTCGTCCGGCAGGGCGGGGACGTTCTTCAGCGGGACGGTGACCACGACCAGCTCCGCGCCGGCCGCCGCCTCGCCGGCCGGGACGGGCGTCGCGCCGGTCTCGGCCGCCAGGTCGGCCAGGGTCTCGGGGCCGCGCGAGTTGGCCACCGCCACCTGGTGGCCGAGGGCGGTGAGGCGGCGGGTCAGGTTGCCGCCGATGTTGCCCGCTCCGATGATGCCGATCTTCATGGGGTGTGCTCCGTGCTTCTCGGGCCGGTGCCGCGGTCCGGTTCGGTTCGGTTCGTGGACGGCTGGGCGCGCCCACGTGGATGCCGAACCGGCGGACCCGGCCGGATGTTCCCGGCCCGGAGAAGTCGTACTGACGGAGGGTCAGGCGGCCTTCGGCGACTCGTTGTACTGCGCGGCGGGCTCCTGCCCGGAGAGCGCCTGGATGGCGGCCATCACCTCGTCGGTGACCTGGCGGCGGGCCTTGGCCGAGCGGGCCTGGCCGTGCAGCTCGTCGAAGTGCAGCGGCTCGCCGAACGTGACGCTGATCTTCCGCAGCCGGGGGATGCGCTTGCCGACCGGCAGGATGTGCTGCGGGCCCTCCAGGGCCACCGGCACCACCGGGACGCCGGCGGTCAGCGCCAGCCAGGCCACGCCGGTCTTGCCGCGGTACAGGCGGCCGTCCAGCGAGCGGGTGCCCTCCGGGTAGATGCCGAAGGCCCGGCCGGAGTTCAGGATCTCCAGGCCCTCGTCCAGCGAGGCGGTGGCGGCCCGGACGCTGCCGCGCTCCACCGGGACGGCGTTGATCACGTGGGTGAAGAAGAACCGGGAGACCGCGCCCTTGACGCCCTTGCCGGTGAAGTACTCGGCCTTGGCCAGGAAGAACACCTGGCGCGGCGCGGCCAGCGGGATCACCACGCTGTCCACGAACGACAGGTGGTTGCTCGCCAGGATCACCCCGCCCTTGCGCG
This is a stretch of genomic DNA from Kitasatospora fiedleri. It encodes these proteins:
- a CDS encoding ABC transporter ATP-binding protein encodes the protein MRPNRIDWTPPEGQSKQPAEVRRILRLFRPYAGRLGVVGLLVAASAVVSVVTPFLLRAVLDTAIPQGRTGLLSLLALGMIAASVVTSVLNVLQTLISTTVGQRVMHDLRTSVYRHLQRMSLAFFTRTRTGEVQSRIANDIGGMQATVTGTATSLVSNLTAVVASVVAMVALDWRLTIVSLLLLPVFVWISRRVGRERKKITGERQRQLAELSSAVQESLSVSGILLGRTMGRSGSLTREFAERSDELAELEVRSSMAGRWRMSTIGIVMAAMPALIYWAAGLASAAGAPIVSLGTLVAFVSLQQGLFRPTIGLLSTGVDVQTSLALFQRIFEYLDLPVDIDEPEHPVRLERVRGDVRFEDVEFHYRPDQDRPTLTGIDLTVPAGGSLAVVGETGSGKSTLSYLVPRLYDATGGRVLIDGVDVRELSFETLARAVGVVSQETYLFHASVADNLRFAKPEATDDELVQAARAAQIHDMIAALPDGYDTMVGERGYRFSGGEKQRLAIARTVLRNPPILILDEATSALDNQTEHAVQQALDALAAGRTTLTIAHRLSTVRDAGQIAVLDHGEIAELGTHDELLARDGRYAALLNREALPVPAA
- a CDS encoding NADPH-dependent F420 reductase, whose amino-acid sequence is MKIGIIGAGNIGGNLTRRLTALGHQVAVANSRGPETLADLAAETGATPVPAGEAAAGAELVVVTVPLKNVPALPDDLLAGAADGFVLLDTNNYYPRERDGRIAAIEDEGLTESRWVERQLGHPVVKAFNGTYAQDILDAPRPAGDPERIALPVAGDDPAAKQVVRELIDALGFDTVDAGGIDDSWRQQPETPVYGLRAGVEAVTEALAAASPERPANFRG
- a CDS encoding lysophospholipid acyltransferase family protein, yielding MIDLVTKLVLKPLAKALYRPTIEGLENVPRKGGVILASNHLSFVDSVVIPLAAPRQVFFLAKAEYFTGKGVKGAVSRFFFTHVINAVPVERGSVRAATASLDEGLEILNSGRAFGIYPEGTRSLDGRLYRGKTGVAWLALTAGVPVVPVALEGPQHILPVGKRIPRLRKISVTFGEPLHFDELHGQARSAKARRQVTDEVMAAIQALSGQEPAAQYNESPKAA